GGGATCGATAGCCGTTCGCGGATGCGTCTGCCTGGTTCCTGTCCATTGGCGGCTGCCGGTTGTTCGTGGTTGCTCGCGCCCGCGCGGCGGAGCCGCATGATGTCAGCGCCCCGCGCCCCTTTCGGGGCGCTCCCCGCGCCGTAGGGTTCTCACATGACCGAAGGTGCAGGGGCCGGTCTGCCGGCCGTGCGGGTGCAGGGGCTCTGGAAGCGGTTCGGGGAGCAGGTCGCCGTCGGTGGGATCGATCTGGAGTTGCCCGCCGGACGGTTCATCGGGCTCGTCGGGCCGAACGGGGCCGGGAAGACCACCACCCTGTCCATGGTCACCGGGCTGCTGAGGCCCGACCAGGGCACCGTCGAGGTCGTCGGTCATGACGTGTGGCGTGACCCAGTGCAGGTGAAGGCGCGGATCGGCGTCCTCCCGGAGGGGCTCCGGCTCTTCGAGCGGCTCTCCGGGCGCGAACTCCTCGCGTACACGGGCCGGCTGCGCGGACTGCCCGGAGCCGAGGTCGACAAGCGGGCCACCCAGCTCCTCGACGTCCTCGATCTGGCCGGGGCCCAGCACAAGCTCGTCGTCGACTACTCGACCGGCATGCGCAAGAAGATCGGGCTCGCCGCCGCCCTCCTCCACAACCCCGAAGTCCTCTTCCTCGACGAGCCGTTCGAGGGGGTCGACCCGGTCTCCGCGCAGACCATCCGCGGCGTCCTGGAGCGGTACACCGCCTCCGGCGCCACCGTCGTCTTCTCGTCCCACGTCATGGAACTGGTCGAGTCCCTGTGCGACTGGGTGGCGGTCATGGCCGCGGGGCGCATCCGCGCACACGGTCCGCTCGCCGACGTACGCGGCAGCGCGCCCACCCTCCAGCAGGCTTTCCTGGAACTGGTCGGCGCGCACGGCCGCACCTCCGGCACCGACCTCGACTGGCTCGGCGGCGGTTCCCGATGAAGGAAACCGCCGACACCACCGGCATCACCGGCATCACCGGGGTCGTCGTACGGCTGAAGCTGTCCCTGCTACGCAACGGGCTGCGGCAGTCCGCCGGGCGGCGGGCCGCGTACCTCGCGTCCTGCGTCGTCGTGCTCCTGTTCGCCGCCCTTCAGCTGATCGGCCTGATCGTGCTGCGCGGCAACGCGCACGCCGCCGGCGTCGCGGTGCTGCTGGTAGCGGTCCTGACGCTCGGCTGGGCGGTGATGCCGCTGTTCTTCCCCAGCGGCGACGAGACGCTCGACCCGACCCGCCTGGTGATGCTGCCGCTGCGCCCGGGTCCCCTCGTACGGGCCCTGCTGACGGCGTCCCTGGTCGGCATCGGCCCGCTGTTCACCCTCTGCCTGGTCACCGGTTCGGCGATCTCCGTGGCGCACGGGGCGGCGGCGTACGGCACCGCCGTCGTCGCCGTCGTGCTCGCGCTGCTGGTCTGTGTGGCGTTCGCACGGGCCGTCGCCGCCGCCAACATCCGGCTCCTGACCAGCCGCAAGGGCCGCGACCTCGCCCTCCTGAGCGGACTCGTCGTCGCGATCGGCGCGCAACTCGTCAACTTCGGCGTGCAGCGGCTTGGTTCGGCCGGGCTGGACCGGCTGGACCCGGTGGAGGCCGTCCTGCGCTGGGTGCCACCCGCCTCCGCGATCGGCGCGGTCGACTCCGTGAGCAAGGGGTCCTATGGCATCGCAGCCGCCCAACTGGCACTGAGCGCGGGAGCGTTGGCGGCCCTGCTGACCCTGTGGTCGCGCAGCCTGACCAAGCTGATGACCGCGCCGGACGCGTCCACCCTCCAGACCGCCGAACCCGGCCCCCCGGAGCGCACCTCGACGGGCCTGTCCCGGCTGCTGCCCGCCGGCCGCACCGGCACGGTCATGGAACGCAGCCTGCGCTATGTGTGGCGCGACCCCAAGACCAAGGCGGCGTGGGTGACCTCGCTCGCCATCGGGCTGATCGTGCCGGTCTTCAACGCCCTCCAGGGCACCGGCTCGGTCTACTTCGCCTGCTTCGCGGCCGGCATGCTCGGCATCCAGATGTACAACCAGTTCGGGCAGGACACGTCCGCGTTCTGGCTGGTCGCGCTGACCATCTCGTCCACCCGGGACGCATACGCCGAACTGCGCGGTCGAGCGCTGGCCCTCCTGCTGATCACACTGCCCTACGCCACCCTCGTCACCGTCGTGACGACCGCGCTGCTCGGCGCCTGGCCGAAGCTGCCCGAGGTGCTCGGACTCTCCTTCGCCCTGCTCGGCGCGATGCTGGCCACCGGTGCCTGGTCCTCGGCCCGCTTCCCGTACTCGATCCCGCAGGAGGGCTACAAGAACGTCGCCCCCGGGCAGGCCGGGCTCGCCTGGATCTCCATCCTCGGCGGCATGGTCGCCGCGGCCCTGCTGGCCGCGCCCGTGATCGCGGCGACTATCTGGCTGAACGTCGCCGCGGACGGGGACGAGTGGACCTGGCTGCTGCTGCCCGCGGGCGCCGCGTACGGGGCGCTGATCACCTTCCTCGGCCTCCGCCTGGCGGCACCGCGCACGGCTCAGCGACTGCCGGAGATCCTGGCGGCGGTCAGCAAGGGCTAGGTGTACCGCCCAGGCAGCCAGGTCGGCGAAGGCTGAGTGGGCCAGGAGGGACGGAAATCCCGGGTACAACGATTTCGCCCAATCTTTTGGGAAGCAGATGTGGGCTGCGTCACGTTCGAGTTGAATGATGGCGAGTGAGCGAACGAACGCGCCGTACGTGCGGACGCAGCAGCCTGCAGGGGGTCCAGGTGAGTGCTTCCCGGCGTAGTGGGACCACGGACGAGCTGGGCCCGGGCGAGCCGGAGCGGGACGGTTCGGACCTTCTTGCCGCGCTCCTCGACGGGATGGACGCGGCCCTGTGCGCCTTCGACGCCGATGGGGTCGTGACCCATTGGAACCGGGAGGCCGAGCGGATTCTCGGGTGGTCCGCCGCCGAGGCCGTGGGACGGCGCGGATTCGCCGGCTGGGCCGTGCGGACCGCCGACGCGTCGGAGGTCGAGGCGCGGCTCATGTCCGCGATGGCGGCCCCCGGACGGCAGGTGCACGAGTTCGCGCTGCTCACCAAAGAGGGCGGACGGGTACTCGTACGGACCCAGTCCGCGGCGGTGCGGGGGCCCGACGGCAAGCCGGCCGGGGTCTACTGCGCCTTCAGCGAGGTCCACGCACAGATCGATCTGGAGCGGTCCATCGCGCTGAGCGAGGCGCTGTTCGAGGACGCCAGCTGGGGTGTCGTGCTCGTGGACGCCGATCTGCGGCCGGCCGTCGTCAACGCCCACGCGGCACGGGCGCTCGGCATCGGACGCACGGCCGTGCTCGGGCGGCCCCTCGGGGACCTGCTCTCCCAGGGCGTCGAGGAACTGGAGAGCGCGCTGACCCATGTGCTCGCCGAAGGCGCCCCACCCGCTCCGGCCGAGATGTGGGTGAGCGTACGGACCGCGGAGGGCGAGAAGCGGCGGTGCTGGCGCAGCGGCTTCCTGCGGCTGTCCTCACCGCTCGCGGAAGAACCGGTTCCACTGGGCGTGGGCTGGCTGTTCCAGGACGTCACCGAGGCCAAGCAGGGGGAACAGGAGGCGGCGCTGCTGCGCTTCCGCTCCCACCAGTTGCACCGCGCCGCGCGGGCCGCCGCCGAGTGCGAGGACCCGGGGGAGGCGGCCACCGTCCATCTGGACTTCGCGCTCGCCGGGTTCGCCGACCACGCGCTGATCGACCGGGTGGCGGGCGGTTCGGTGGCGGACGGGGAGGGTCCGGTACGGCTGGTACGGGCCGCCGAGACACCGTCCGGTGCGCCCGGGCCGAGCGTGCTCGCCGGGAAGGCGGGGCTGCCCGTGCGGTACGGCGAAGGGCATCCGGCCCTCCAGTGCGTGGAGCGCGCCGGATCCGTACGCGCCGGCGCGGGCGATGTCGCCCCGGAGCGGGCACGGGAGTGGGCGCTCGCCCGGCAGTGGCCCGCGGACGCGGTGTACGCGCTGTGCACCGTGCTGCGCAGCCGTGGGCGGACGCTGGGGGTGGTGACGTTCCTGCGGGCGGCCGGGCGCAGCCAGTTCGAGCGGGCGGATGCGGTGTACGGGGAGGATGTGGCGGTACGGATCGCTGCCGCGTTGGACTTGGGCGATCAGGTGAAGCCCATGCCGGAGGTGTAGGCACCCAAGGTGGTGTCACCCTCGGTGCGGAGGCGCCCGGCGTCGGGGCGGGCCGGGGTGGGTTTCGCTTACCGGCGCTGGCAGGTTGCCTCCCCCAAGCTCTTCGAGCAGGGGGTACCCCCAGCGCCCACCCGTGCCGCCCTGGGGGTCCCCCCAGGCCCTTAAGGCACTGGGGGAGGCACGACTGCCCGCAGCCAGACGGCTACGACGGCTAGGGCTGCTACGACGGCTAGGGCTGCTACGACCTACTACGCCTGGTGGTAGAAGATCCGGTCCCCGTACTCCCGGAAAACCCGGGCGTTCCACTCGTGGCCGCCGTCCACGTTGCCCGACCTCAGGAGGGGCGGTTCGATGCCTCGGTCCGCGAGGGTCGTCGCGGCCGTGGCCATGACCGCCTGGAGCAGGGCCGTGGTGACGACCGTGGAGGCGGGCGCGAAGGGGGCGGGGATGGCGTCCAGACGGAGTTCCGCGTCACCCACCGCGATCTTCGAGTCGAGGACGATGTCGCAGTGGTCCTTGAGGTACGTACCGGACGCGTGCCGCGATTTCGTCTCCGCCGCGTACGCCACCGACGTCACGCCGATGACCTTGATGCCGAGGGCGCGGGCGTGCACCGCCATCTCCACGGGCAGCGCGTTGCGGCCGGACAGAGAGATGATCACCAGCAGATCACCGGATCGGAGCGGGCTGGTGTCGAGGACCGCGCTCGCCAAGCCGTCGACCCGCTCCAGGGCGGACCCCAGCGTCGCCGGCATGACATCCACGCCGACGGCCCCGGGCACCGCGAGCAGGTTCATCAGGGCGAGGCCGCCCGCGCGGTAGACCAGGTCCTGTGCGGCCAGCGAGGAGTGTCCGGCGCCGAAGGCGAACAGCCGGCCGCCGGAGGCGACGGTGTCCGCGATCAGGGTGCCGGCCGCCGCGATCGTCTCCGCGTCCTCGTCCCGCGCCCGCTGCAGCAGCCCGATCGCCGCGTCGAAGAACCGCCGGGCCGGCTCGCTCCCGCCGTGCGGCTCCCCGTCCTTCGGCTCCTCGCTCATCGGCTACGCCCCTTCGAAGTGTCGGCGCCGACGCCCCATGACGGCCCGTGTCGCGGATCACGTTGCGGTCTGGACCAGTGGGATGTCAATACGGCCTCGCCGAAGTCCGGGGCGTTGATCCACGGGCTGCGCCCGGCGCCGCCCAGTACCCCGTCGCACCGTCTCGTAATCCCTGGTTTCATCGCCGCGCCCCGGTTGTCAGTGGGATGCG
The Streptomyces sp. CGMCC 4.7035 DNA segment above includes these coding regions:
- a CDS encoding PAS domain-containing protein, with product MSASRRSGTTDELGPGEPERDGSDLLAALLDGMDAALCAFDADGVVTHWNREAERILGWSAAEAVGRRGFAGWAVRTADASEVEARLMSAMAAPGRQVHEFALLTKEGGRVLVRTQSAAVRGPDGKPAGVYCAFSEVHAQIDLERSIALSEALFEDASWGVVLVDADLRPAVVNAHAARALGIGRTAVLGRPLGDLLSQGVEELESALTHVLAEGAPPAPAEMWVSVRTAEGEKRRCWRSGFLRLSSPLAEEPVPLGVGWLFQDVTEAKQGEQEAALLRFRSHQLHRAARAAAECEDPGEAATVHLDFALAGFADHALIDRVAGGSVADGEGPVRLVRAAETPSGAPGPSVLAGKAGLPVRYGEGHPALQCVERAGSVRAGAGDVAPERAREWALARQWPADAVYALCTVLRSRGRTLGVVTFLRAAGRSQFERADAVYGEDVAVRIAAALDLGDQVKPMPEV
- a CDS encoding SIS domain-containing protein; the encoded protein is MSEEPKDGEPHGGSEPARRFFDAAIGLLQRARDEDAETIAAAGTLIADTVASGGRLFAFGAGHSSLAAQDLVYRAGGLALMNLLAVPGAVGVDVMPATLGSALERVDGLASAVLDTSPLRSGDLLVIISLSGRNALPVEMAVHARALGIKVIGVTSVAYAAETKSRHASGTYLKDHCDIVLDSKIAVGDAELRLDAIPAPFAPASTVVTTALLQAVMATAATTLADRGIEPPLLRSGNVDGGHEWNARVFREYGDRIFYHQA
- a CDS encoding transporter, coding for MKETADTTGITGITGVVVRLKLSLLRNGLRQSAGRRAAYLASCVVVLLFAALQLIGLIVLRGNAHAAGVAVLLVAVLTLGWAVMPLFFPSGDETLDPTRLVMLPLRPGPLVRALLTASLVGIGPLFTLCLVTGSAISVAHGAAAYGTAVVAVVLALLVCVAFARAVAAANIRLLTSRKGRDLALLSGLVVAIGAQLVNFGVQRLGSAGLDRLDPVEAVLRWVPPASAIGAVDSVSKGSYGIAAAQLALSAGALAALLTLWSRSLTKLMTAPDASTLQTAEPGPPERTSTGLSRLLPAGRTGTVMERSLRYVWRDPKTKAAWVTSLAIGLIVPVFNALQGTGSVYFACFAAGMLGIQMYNQFGQDTSAFWLVALTISSTRDAYAELRGRALALLLITLPYATLVTVVTTALLGAWPKLPEVLGLSFALLGAMLATGAWSSARFPYSIPQEGYKNVAPGQAGLAWISILGGMVAAALLAAPVIAATIWLNVAADGDEWTWLLLPAGAAYGALITFLGLRLAAPRTAQRLPEILAAVSKG
- a CDS encoding ABC transporter ATP-binding protein → MTEGAGAGLPAVRVQGLWKRFGEQVAVGGIDLELPAGRFIGLVGPNGAGKTTTLSMVTGLLRPDQGTVEVVGHDVWRDPVQVKARIGVLPEGLRLFERLSGRELLAYTGRLRGLPGAEVDKRATQLLDVLDLAGAQHKLVVDYSTGMRKKIGLAAALLHNPEVLFLDEPFEGVDPVSAQTIRGVLERYTASGATVVFSSHVMELVESLCDWVAVMAAGRIRAHGPLADVRGSAPTLQQAFLELVGAHGRTSGTDLDWLGGGSR